A window of Streptomyces gilvosporeus contains these coding sequences:
- a CDS encoding ABC transporter ATP-binding protein: MVSTDSARHARRGPARRTLGLLRPHRARVTAAVALGIGGVALNAAGPMLLGRATDLLFDGIRHTHGSRGVDFDGIARVLLTALALFAAAAFLTLVQGRLVTAVVQRVVFALRQSVETKLARLPLRYFDRHPAGEVLSRVTNDVDNLQLTLQQTLSQLITAAFSVLTMVVLMFAISPPLALIMLACVPVSAVVAARISKRAQPRFTQQWSATGALNAHVEEVYTGHALVKGFGRREQAERVFDEHNDALYRAGARAQFVSGAIEPSMMFVSNLGYVVVAVVGALRVVSGALSIGDVQAFILYSRQFSQPIVEVAGIAARLQSALASAQRVHDLLDADEQGPDPERPARLPRARGHVRFDNVGFRYSPDIPLIEDLCLTVEPGRTVAVVGPTGAGKTTLGNLLMRFYETDAGRIFLDGTDITALTREDLRSHIGLVLQDAWLFSGTIAENIAYGRPDATREEIVAAARATCADRFIRTLPDGYDTVLDEESGNVSAGEKQLITIARAFLARPSILLLDEATSSVDTRTEVLIQRAMHSLRAGRTSFVIAHRLSTIRDADLILVMEDGRIVERGTHDQLLAAEGAYARLHATAGTGATAAPHTSGISPSLS, encoded by the coding sequence ATGGTCTCGACGGACAGCGCTAGGCATGCGCGGCGCGGCCCCGCCCGCCGCACGCTGGGACTGCTGCGCCCGCACCGCGCCCGGGTGACCGCGGCGGTCGCCCTCGGCATCGGCGGCGTCGCGCTCAACGCGGCGGGCCCGATGCTCCTGGGCAGGGCCACCGACCTCCTCTTCGACGGCATCCGGCACACCCACGGATCCAGGGGAGTCGACTTCGACGGCATCGCCCGTGTGCTGCTGACGGCGCTCGCGCTCTTCGCCGCCGCCGCCTTCCTCACCCTCGTCCAGGGGCGGCTGGTCACGGCCGTCGTCCAGCGTGTGGTCTTCGCACTGCGCCAATCCGTGGAGACGAAACTCGCCCGCCTGCCGCTGCGGTACTTCGACCGCCACCCGGCCGGCGAGGTGCTCAGCCGGGTGACCAACGACGTCGACAACCTCCAGCTGACCCTCCAGCAGACCCTCAGCCAGCTGATCACGGCGGCGTTCTCCGTGCTGACCATGGTGGTGCTGATGTTCGCCATCTCGCCGCCGCTGGCACTGATCATGCTGGCCTGCGTACCGGTGTCGGCCGTGGTGGCGGCCCGGATCAGCAAGCGCGCACAGCCTCGGTTCACCCAGCAGTGGTCCGCCACCGGAGCGCTCAACGCCCATGTCGAGGAGGTCTACACCGGGCACGCGCTGGTCAAGGGCTTCGGGCGGCGCGAGCAGGCCGAGCGGGTCTTCGACGAGCACAACGACGCCCTGTACCGCGCCGGCGCACGGGCCCAGTTCGTCTCCGGCGCCATCGAGCCGTCGATGATGTTCGTCTCCAACCTCGGCTATGTCGTCGTGGCGGTCGTCGGCGCGCTGCGCGTGGTCTCCGGGGCCCTGTCCATCGGCGACGTCCAGGCGTTCATCCTCTACTCCCGGCAGTTCAGCCAGCCGATCGTGGAGGTCGCCGGCATCGCCGCGCGCCTCCAGTCCGCCCTCGCCTCCGCACAGCGGGTCCACGACCTCCTGGACGCCGACGAACAAGGCCCCGACCCCGAGCGGCCCGCGCGCCTCCCCCGGGCCCGTGGACACGTCCGGTTCGACAACGTCGGTTTCCGCTACTCCCCCGACATCCCCCTCATCGAGGACCTCTGCCTCACCGTCGAACCCGGCCGGACCGTGGCGGTCGTCGGTCCGACCGGCGCGGGGAAGACCACCCTGGGCAACCTCCTCATGCGGTTCTACGAGACCGACGCGGGGCGCATTTTCCTCGACGGCACCGACATCACCGCCCTGACCCGCGAGGACCTGCGCTCCCACATCGGCCTGGTGCTCCAGGACGCCTGGCTGTTCTCCGGCACCATCGCCGAGAACATCGCCTACGGGCGCCCCGACGCGACGCGCGAGGAGATCGTGGCCGCCGCCCGCGCCACCTGCGCCGACCGCTTCATCCGCACCCTGCCGGACGGCTACGACACCGTCCTGGACGAGGAGTCGGGCAACGTCAGCGCGGGCGAGAAGCAGCTCATCACCATTGCCCGGGCCTTCCTGGCCCGGCCCTCGATCCTGCTCCTGGACGAGGCGACCAGCTCCGTCGACACCCGCACGGAAGTCCTCATCCAGCGCGCGATGCACTCGCTGCGTGCGGGCCGTACCAGCTTCGTCATCGCCCACCGGCTCTCCACCATCCGCGATGCGGACCTCATCCTCGTCATGGAGGACGGCCGCATCGTCGAACGCGGCACCCACGACCAGCTGCTGGCCGCCGAGGGGGCCTACGCCCGGCTGCATGCGACCGCGGGGACCGGAGCGACGGCGGCGCCGCACACGTCTGGCATTTCCCCCAGTCTTTCCTGA